The following are encoded in a window of Cystobacter ferrugineus genomic DNA:
- a CDS encoding PilZ domain-containing protein, with amino-acid sequence MSQSVTKRALGEVRLKVAYKRPEALLSEYTRSIGRGGVTLQTQKNIPVGTRFVFEMYNPGVATPVEVMGEVVRVTPQADGRHVLTIKYDPGQDRGGLDAVLQRVFDLQESEKLRRYARIPLNVPAMEEATPFAPPFFVRDLSRGGVGLEVEAPELPSSVKVGMPFLLEMELTLGTLMLHGEVAWTSAGGPEVLPTFGVNFNTLSPDTVERLEKLLSLESMPPPPWRARICFGMDAVMRVP; translated from the coding sequence ATGAGCCAGAGCGTGACGAAGCGGGCCCTCGGTGAGGTTCGCCTCAAGGTGGCATACAAGAGACCCGAGGCCCTGCTGAGTGAGTACACCCGCAGCATCGGCCGAGGGGGAGTGACGCTGCAGACGCAGAAGAACATCCCGGTGGGTACGCGCTTCGTCTTCGAGATGTACAACCCCGGAGTGGCCACACCCGTGGAGGTGATGGGCGAGGTGGTGCGCGTCACACCGCAGGCCGACGGCCGCCACGTGCTCACCATCAAGTACGACCCGGGACAGGACCGCGGGGGCCTGGACGCCGTGCTCCAGCGCGTCTTCGATCTCCAGGAGTCGGAGAAGCTGCGCCGCTACGCGCGCATTCCCCTGAACGTGCCGGCCATGGAGGAGGCCACGCCCTTCGCCCCGCCCTTCTTCGTGAGGGATCTGTCGCGCGGAGGCGTGGGCCTGGAGGTGGAGGCCCCCGAGCTGCCGTCCTCGGTGAAGGTGGGCATGCCCTTCCTGCTGGAGATGGAGCTGACGCTGGGCACGCTCATGCTGCACGGCGAGGTGGCGTGGACGTCCGCGGGGGGCCCCGAGGTCCTGCCCACCTTCGGTGTCAACTTCAACACGTTGAGCCCGGACACGGTGGAGCGCCTGGAGAAGCTGCTCTCGCTCGAGTCCATGCCGCCCCCACCCTGGCGCGCCCGCATCTGCTTCGGAATGGACGCCGTCATGCGCGTGCCCTGA
- the ftsL gene encoding cell division protein FtsL yields the protein MIRSQSPVSRVSPHGASVGRVLLHLLPAVFLFALFAGVGILHVTSRVLVVDMGYRLSRAEAEERALTRENDRLKLELATLKNPARLEKLAREKLGMSMPAGPLVMALPAAGGGKRPARVEARDARGVRVAVSH from the coding sequence ATGATCCGCAGCCAGTCGCCCGTGTCCCGAGTCAGTCCCCATGGTGCGTCGGTGGGCCGAGTGCTCCTGCACCTGCTGCCCGCGGTGTTTCTCTTCGCGCTGTTCGCGGGCGTGGGCATCCTCCATGTGACGAGCCGCGTGCTGGTGGTGGACATGGGCTACCGGCTGTCCCGGGCGGAGGCCGAGGAGCGCGCGCTCACGCGGGAGAACGATCGGCTGAAGCTGGAGCTGGCCACGCTCAAGAATCCGGCGCGCCTGGAGAAGCTGGCGCGCGAGAAGCTCGGCATGTCCATGCCCGCCGGTCCGCTCGTCATGGCCCTGCCGGCGGCGGGCGGTGGCAAGCGTCCCGCCCGGGTGGAAGCTCGCGATGCGCGGGGCGTGCGCGTGGCCGTGTCTCACTGA
- a CDS encoding CarD family transcriptional regulator, which yields MPEGSASLQLAVGDRVVYPNQGVCRVSAIDVKEVAGQKLTFVTMRREEDGAVVMVPQAKVVSIGVRKVAGADDVTQVFDFLRSDSDKADLDWKQRARTNLDRMTQGGLLGLAEVVKGLQVLSELRPLPTKERELYDNARHLLVSELAAALDIPECNAEDAIDVVLFPPGRERPKRTAAEFKVRGEGDDDLGLDADLLGLDGDLDLPPDEEEAPPEDEESSEEAGEEAEGEGDEDEEKPRKKAAAGEGAEAAPKKRGRPPKPKPEGAEAAAPKKRGRPPKPKPEGAEAAAAAPKKRGRPPKPKPEGAEAAAAAPKKRGRPPKAKPPESEEVEPENDLDEDIEADE from the coding sequence ATGCCAGAAGGCTCCGCGTCACTCCAGCTCGCGGTTGGCGACCGGGTGGTCTACCCCAACCAGGGTGTCTGCCGCGTCTCGGCCATCGATGTGAAGGAGGTAGCCGGGCAGAAGCTCACCTTCGTCACCATGCGCCGGGAAGAAGATGGGGCCGTGGTCATGGTCCCCCAGGCCAAGGTGGTGTCCATCGGCGTGCGCAAGGTGGCGGGCGCCGACGACGTCACCCAGGTCTTCGACTTCCTGCGCTCCGACAGCGACAAGGCCGACCTGGATTGGAAGCAGCGCGCCCGGACCAACCTGGACCGCATGACACAAGGCGGCCTGCTGGGCCTGGCCGAGGTGGTCAAGGGCCTGCAGGTGCTCAGCGAGCTGCGTCCGCTGCCCACCAAGGAGCGGGAGCTGTACGACAACGCCCGCCACCTGCTCGTGTCCGAGCTGGCCGCCGCGCTCGACATCCCCGAGTGCAACGCCGAGGACGCCATCGACGTCGTCCTCTTCCCGCCCGGCCGCGAGCGCCCCAAACGCACCGCCGCCGAGTTCAAGGTCCGCGGCGAGGGCGACGACGATCTCGGCCTGGATGCCGACCTGCTCGGGCTCGACGGCGACCTGGACCTGCCTCCGGACGAGGAGGAGGCACCTCCCGAGGACGAGGAGTCCTCCGAGGAGGCCGGGGAAGAGGCGGAGGGCGAGGGCGACGAGGACGAGGAGAAGCCCCGCAAGAAGGCAGCGGCCGGCGAGGGCGCCGAGGCCGCTCCCAAGAAGCGCGGCCGTCCGCCCAAGCCCAAGCCCGAGGGCGCCGAGGCCGCCGCGCCCAAGAAGCGTGGCCGTCCGCCCAAGCCCAAGCCCGAGGGCGCCGAGGCCGCTGCCGCCGCTCCCAAGAAGCGCGGCCGTCCACCCAAGCCCAAGCCCGAGGGCGCCGAGGCCGCTGCCGCCGCTCCCAAGAAGCGCGGCCGTCCGCCCAAGGCGAAGCCTCCCGAGTCCGAGGAGGTCGAGCCGGAGAATGATCTCGATGAGGACATCGAGGCCGATGAGTGA
- a CDS encoding STAS domain-containing protein, with protein MNQVAEAQGIRAVSSGRVETLMLEGELLEKDLARLCDELASRMQRGLRNAVLDFSEVSHLDYRGVKPLIARAESFRKAGGDIKLSGLSPYLSAIFRAAGAHDRFEFYPHMNDARAAFALARAPFV; from the coding sequence ATGAACCAGGTAGCCGAAGCACAGGGCATCCGCGCGGTCTCCAGTGGCCGGGTGGAGACGCTCATGCTCGAGGGAGAGCTGCTGGAGAAGGACCTGGCCCGGTTGTGTGACGAGCTCGCCAGCCGCATGCAGCGCGGCCTGCGCAACGCCGTGCTCGACTTCAGCGAGGTGAGTCACCTGGACTACCGCGGCGTCAAGCCGCTCATCGCCCGCGCCGAGTCGTTCCGCAAGGCCGGTGGGGACATCAAGCTGTCGGGTCTGTCGCCCTACCTGTCCGCCATCTTCCGGGCCGCCGGCGCGCATGACCGTTTCGAGTTCTATCCGCACATGAACGACGCCCGGGCCGCCTTCGCGCTCGCGCGGGCTCCGTTCGTCTAG
- the rsmH gene encoding 16S rRNA (cytosine(1402)-N(4))-methyltransferase RsmH, whose translation MADFGHQTVLLKEAVDVLQPGAGKVIIDGTLGGGGHSRELLARGATVLGVDRDPVALEAARSRLAGLPGFEARQGNFGELLQVAADVLPVDGVLVDLGVSSPQLDVAERGFSFQKDGPLDMRMGDTGRTAAEFIADEDEEVLVRVLREYGEESFARPIARELKRARPTRTLEAAEAVKRAVPRKAWPQKIHVATRTFQALRMAVNEELESLESLLAALPRLLKVGGRAAVISFHSLEDRKVKDTFRDMVGGCKCPPGLPVCVCGGQGDFSLVTRKAIAPSDEEIAANPRARSAHLRVVEKIR comes from the coding sequence TTGGCTGACTTCGGGCACCAGACCGTTCTCTTGAAGGAGGCGGTGGACGTCCTCCAACCAGGAGCGGGCAAGGTGATCATCGACGGCACGCTGGGTGGGGGAGGGCATTCGCGCGAGCTGCTCGCGCGGGGCGCCACCGTGCTCGGCGTGGATCGGGATCCCGTCGCGCTCGAGGCCGCGCGCTCCCGGCTCGCGGGCCTGCCGGGCTTCGAGGCGCGGCAGGGCAACTTCGGGGAGCTGCTCCAGGTGGCGGCGGACGTGCTGCCGGTGGACGGCGTGCTGGTGGACCTGGGCGTGTCCTCGCCCCAGCTCGACGTGGCCGAGCGCGGCTTCTCCTTCCAGAAGGACGGGCCGCTGGACATGCGCATGGGCGACACGGGCCGCACCGCCGCCGAGTTCATCGCCGACGAGGACGAAGAGGTGCTCGTGCGCGTGCTGCGCGAGTACGGCGAGGAGTCCTTCGCCAGGCCCATCGCCCGCGAGCTCAAGCGCGCACGGCCCACGCGCACCCTGGAGGCGGCCGAGGCCGTCAAGCGCGCCGTGCCACGCAAGGCCTGGCCGCAGAAGATCCACGTGGCCACCCGCACCTTCCAGGCGCTGCGCATGGCGGTCAACGAGGAGCTGGAGTCGCTCGAGTCGCTGCTCGCCGCGCTGCCCCGCCTGCTCAAGGTGGGGGGCCGTGCCGCCGTCATCTCGTTCCACTCGCTCGAGGATCGCAAGGTGAAGGACACCTTCCGGGACATGGTGGGGGGCTGCAAGTGCCCGCCCGGGCTCCCGGTGTGCGTCTGTGGCGGCCAGGGGGACTTCTCCCTGGTGACGCGCAAGGCGATTGCCCCCTCGGACGAGGAGATCGCCGCCAATCCCCGTGCTCGCAGCGCGCACCTGCGCGTGGTGGAGAAGATCCGATGA